From a single Nostoc edaphicum CCNP1411 genomic region:
- a CDS encoding sensor domain-containing diguanylate cyclase, whose translation MNNRANQRHEEHHVIQYFCIFNRMLIVVAEMFMSCSLAAGEVILQLLQNFQRPRLFWLRLRHSSVKTQAVPLPENEAERLKALAEYNILDTLPEEAFDDITALAAYICKTPIALISLVDSDRQWFKSKVGLKVRETPRQLAFCAHAILQPEDILVVPNAINDDRFNNNPLVKGNLKIRFYAGAPLITPDGLPIGTLCVLDTIPHHLSYQQLDALRRLSRQAIAQMELIQEVRNRKQASLTDELTGLHNRRGFFLMAEQELKIAHRMKALCWVIFIDLDGLKQINDTLGHDIGDALIIDAGQLLKQSFRNSDIVARLGGDEFIVFISSYFKDADSIQEYLQANIANFNQQQNRSYELSMSMGIERYSPESNMSLEQLIASSDKLMYAHKRLKRQSLT comes from the coding sequence ATGAACAACAGAGCAAACCAAAGGCATGAAGAACATCATGTAATACAATATTTCTGTATATTCAACCGAATGTTGATTGTCGTTGCAGAGATGTTTATGTCATGCAGCCTTGCTGCTGGAGAGGTAATCTTACAGTTGTTGCAAAATTTCCAGCGTCCCAGACTTTTCTGGCTAAGGCTCAGACACTCATCTGTGAAAACCCAAGCTGTTCCTCTACCTGAAAATGAAGCAGAAAGACTCAAAGCATTGGCGGAATACAATATTTTAGATACCCTGCCTGAAGAAGCATTTGATGATATAACTGCTCTTGCTGCCTACATTTGTAAGACTCCAATTGCTTTAATTAGCTTAGTTGATAGCGATCGCCAATGGTTTAAATCTAAGGTTGGACTAAAAGTTAGGGAAACACCTAGACAGTTGGCTTTTTGTGCCCATGCTATTCTTCAACCAGAGGATATATTAGTGGTTCCCAACGCCATCAATGACGATCGCTTTAATAATAATCCCCTAGTCAAAGGTAATCTCAAAATTCGTTTTTATGCTGGTGCTCCTCTAATTACACCCGATGGTCTTCCTATTGGGACGTTGTGTGTTTTGGATACCATTCCTCATCATCTAAGTTACCAGCAGTTAGATGCACTGCGCCGCCTAAGTCGTCAGGCGATCGCTCAGATGGAACTTATTCAGGAAGTCCGCAACCGCAAACAAGCATCGCTGACTGATGAATTAACCGGTTTGCATAACCGACGTGGTTTCTTTCTGATGGCTGAACAAGAGTTAAAAATTGCTCACCGCATGAAAGCGTTGTGCTGGGTGATCTTCATTGATTTAGATGGGCTAAAACAGATTAACGACACCCTTGGTCATGATATAGGAGATGCCTTAATTATTGATGCTGGTCAATTACTCAAGCAAAGTTTTCGGAACTCGGATATTGTTGCCCGCTTGGGTGGAGATGAGTTTATTGTTTTCATCTCCAGCTACTTTAAGGACGCTGATAGCATCCAAGAGTATCTGCAAGCAAATATCGCCAACTTTAATCAACAGCAAAACCGTAGCTATGAACTTTCAATGAGTATGGGGATAGAGCGTTACTCACCAGAAAGCAATATGTCACTAGAACAGCTAATCGCCAGTTCTGACAAATTAATGTACGCTCATAAGCGTCTCAAGCGCCAATCTCTTACATAA
- a CDS encoding DUF6737 family protein: protein MTEQKPISPWNYKPWWCQPWSIVLTGITLIGGSWLLFKTIWLTVLVSIPVVTWMGFFVLFWPQLMIRSGILESYKE, encoded by the coding sequence ATGACTGAACAAAAACCCATAAGTCCTTGGAACTACAAACCTTGGTGGTGTCAGCCCTGGTCTATAGTTCTCACAGGTATAACACTGATTGGTGGTAGCTGGTTACTATTTAAAACTATCTGGCTAACAGTTCTCGTCTCTATCCCTGTAGTAACATGGATGGGATTTTTTGTGTTGTTTTGGCCACAACTAATGATTCGTAGTGGGATTTTGGAGTCGTATAAAGAGTAA
- a CDS encoding cyclic peptide export ABC transporter: MNLIYFLLRSSWGMVAIAIATGFLSGGSSAGLIALISRAASSGNASRLTSIIWGFAGLAIVALITSIISQVMLIRLSQSAVLQLRMRLSRQILASELSHLERLGNPRLLATLTEDIQAVANAVYQMPFIFINLAIVLGCIAYITWLSWLVLLMVCGISVVAIASCQWLLNRGGKLLALAREDEDQLFKHFRTITEGVKELKLNYKRRQDFLEEKLKSTATEFRHHNVNGLTLFAMTSSWGQLIFFFALGFVLFALPNLLTINAETLSGYILTFTYLVLPMDNIISKLPLLSKASIAFQKIESLGLSLASRTEISTVPPALKSDWHSLKFKSVTHTYYTDQEDNSFIFGPINLTLYPQELVFIVGGNGSGKSTLAKLITGLYIPENGEIIFDEELIREKNREWYRQHFSVVFSDFYLFEELLGLKNSLLDAQATKYLQQLQLDHKVKVENGQLSTTALSQGQRKRLALLTAYLEDRPIYLFDEWAADQDPVFKEIFYTQLLPELRSRGKTVLVISHDDHYFHLADRIIKLDYGKIEYDKT, from the coding sequence ATGAATTTGATTTATTTTCTTTTGCGTTCTTCGTGGGGAATGGTAGCGATCGCGATCGCTACTGGATTCTTGAGTGGCGGTAGTAGTGCTGGTTTGATTGCCTTAATTAGCCGTGCTGCTAGTAGCGGTAATGCTTCCCGCCTCACATCGATAATTTGGGGTTTTGCGGGACTGGCAATAGTTGCACTGATTACCAGTATCATTTCTCAAGTGATGCTGATTCGCCTTTCTCAGAGTGCAGTTTTGCAATTACGGATGCGTTTGAGTCGCCAGATTCTCGCTTCCGAGTTGAGTCATCTGGAACGCTTGGGGAATCCTCGATTATTGGCAACTCTCACAGAAGATATTCAGGCGGTTGCCAATGCTGTTTATCAGATGCCTTTCATCTTTATTAATTTAGCGATCGTCTTGGGTTGTATTGCGTATATAACTTGGCTCTCTTGGTTAGTATTGTTAATGGTTTGTGGGATTTCAGTAGTTGCGATCGCTAGTTGTCAGTGGCTACTCAACAGAGGCGGTAAATTGCTGGCCCTAGCTCGTGAAGATGAAGATCAGCTATTTAAACATTTTCGCACCATTACCGAAGGAGTCAAGGAACTCAAGCTGAATTATAAGCGGCGTCAAGACTTTTTAGAAGAAAAACTAAAATCAACTGCTACCGAGTTCCGTCATCACAACGTGAACGGTCTAACTCTTTTTGCCATGACTTCAAGCTGGGGTCAACTCATATTCTTTTTTGCCCTCGGTTTTGTATTGTTTGCGCTGCCGAATCTGCTTACCATCAATGCCGAAACTCTCTCTGGTTACATTTTGACCTTCACTTACTTGGTGTTACCAATGGATAACATCATCAGCAAACTTCCTTTATTAAGTAAAGCCAGCATTGCCTTTCAAAAAATCGAATCTCTGGGTTTATCTCTAGCGAGTCGAACTGAAATATCCACTGTTCCACCTGCCCTGAAATCTGACTGGCACAGCTTAAAATTTAAAAGTGTTACCCACACTTACTACACAGATCAAGAAGATAATAGCTTTATCTTTGGCCCCATCAATCTAACACTATATCCTCAAGAATTGGTCTTCATTGTCGGCGGGAATGGTAGCGGAAAATCTACCCTAGCAAAGCTAATTACTGGACTTTACATCCCTGAGAACGGCGAGATTATCTTCGATGAGGAGCTAATTAGAGAAAAGAATCGAGAATGGTATCGCCAGCATTTCTCTGTGGTATTTTCCGACTTTTATTTATTTGAAGAACTTTTAGGATTAAAAAATTCCCTCTTGGATGCTCAAGCGACAAAATATTTACAACAACTGCAACTAGACCATAAAGTGAAAGTTGAAAATGGACAACTTTCTACCACGGCACTTTCTCAAGGACAACGAAAACGACTAGCTTTACTCACAGCTTACTTGGAAGATCGACCAATTTATCTATTTGATGAATGGGCAGCCGATCAAGATCCAGTATTCAAGGAAATATTCTACACTCAACTTTTGCCAGAACTGCGATCGCGGGGCAAAACAGTGCTAGTGATTAGCCATGACGATCACTATTTTCATTTAGCAGACCGAATTATCAAACTTGACTATGGAAAAATAGAGTACGACAAAACTTAA